In Sphingomonas sp. G-3-2-10, a single window of DNA contains:
- a CDS encoding SDR family NAD(P)-dependent oxidoreductase yields the protein MGLLEGKTLLVTGGSAGIGRATAIEAARQGANVAINYIGDDSIAQSCVQQIEALGRKAIAIKGDVAEPETAKNFVNSAVNALGRVDIFVSNAGICPFHAFLDMPVETFERTMRVNLHGAYWMVQAAANQMVAQGDGGAIVAVSSISALVGGEYQTHYTPTKAGVHSLMQSAAIALGRHGIRCNSVLPGTILTDINKEDLADPEKRARMAARIPLGRLGEPEDLAGPIVFLASDMARYVSGAALLVDGGALVNLQ from the coding sequence ATGGGGCTTCTGGAAGGCAAGACACTGCTGGTCACCGGCGGCTCGGCGGGCATCGGCCGCGCCACCGCGATCGAAGCCGCGCGTCAGGGCGCGAATGTCGCGATCAACTATATCGGCGACGATTCCATCGCCCAAAGTTGCGTCCAACAGATCGAAGCACTGGGCCGCAAAGCCATCGCGATCAAGGGCGACGTCGCCGAACCCGAAACCGCGAAAAACTTCGTGAATTCAGCGGTTAACGCGCTCGGCCGGGTCGATATCTTCGTCTCGAACGCCGGCATATGCCCCTTCCACGCCTTTCTCGACATGCCCGTCGAGACGTTCGAACGCACGATGCGTGTCAACTTGCACGGCGCGTACTGGATGGTTCAGGCCGCAGCGAACCAGATGGTCGCCCAGGGCGATGGCGGCGCGATCGTCGCCGTCTCGTCGATCTCGGCCCTCGTCGGTGGCGAGTATCAGACCCATTACACCCCCACCAAGGCCGGCGTGCACTCGCTGATGCAGAGCGCCGCGATCGCGCTCGGCCGCCACGGCATCCGCTGCAATTCGGTCCTCCCCGGCACGATCCTGACCGACATCAACAAGGAAGATCTCGCCGATCCGGAGAAGCGCGCCCGCATGGCCGCCCGCATCCCGCTCGGCCGCCTCGGCGAACCCGAGGATCTCGCCGGCCCGATCGTCTTCCTCGCCTCCGACATGGCCCGCTACGTCAGCGGCGCGGCGCTGCTGGTCGACGGCGGCGCGCTGGTGAATTTGCAGTGA
- a CDS encoding IclR family transcriptional regulator, with the protein MASNTDLPDATETGAAKVQGGSQTLLRGLDVIESVADGPISLADLAARLDLTRSTTHRLATALVERRYLTFVPRLGYQFGPKLLELGFLAQQQTDIVQLARPHLEELAAATEDTVHLGVLDNERALYLDKIPGRRRIDISSRVGDRHPLTATGLGKSLLLDDDAGHWRKLFDEDRASGAPPADYGIWLERMHGYVKAGRSFDLEENEDRIRCVAAPIRDFSGNIVAALSVSSAAQYMSDERMAALTTDVMATAGAISSDMGWSADTPRRRPRR; encoded by the coding sequence ATGGCGTCAAACACTGATTTGCCCGATGCGACCGAAACTGGCGCCGCCAAGGTGCAAGGCGGCAGCCAGACCCTGTTGCGCGGGCTCGACGTGATCGAATCGGTCGCGGACGGCCCGATCTCGCTCGCCGATCTCGCGGCGCGGCTCGATCTGACGCGCTCGACCACCCATCGCCTCGCCACGGCTTTGGTCGAGCGGCGCTACCTCACCTTCGTCCCGCGCCTCGGCTATCAGTTCGGGCCGAAGCTGCTCGAACTCGGCTTCCTCGCCCAGCAGCAGACCGACATCGTCCAGCTCGCCCGCCCGCATCTCGAGGAACTCGCCGCCGCGACCGAGGACACCGTCCATCTCGGCGTCCTCGACAATGAACGCGCGCTCTATCTCGACAAGATCCCCGGCCGCCGCCGCATCGACATTTCCAGCCGCGTCGGCGATCGCCACCCGCTCACCGCCACCGGCCTCGGCAAGTCGCTGCTGCTCGACGACGATGCCGGCCATTGGCGCAAATTGTTCGACGAAGACCGCGCCAGCGGCGCGCCGCCCGCCGATTACGGCATCTGGCTCGAACGCATGCATGGCTATGTGAAGGCCGGCCGCAGCTTCGATCTCGAGGAAAACGAGGATCGTATCCGCTGCGTCGCCGCGCCGATCCGCGACTTCAGCGGCAACATCGTCGCCGCGCTCAGCGTGTCGAGCGCCGCGCAGTACATGTCCGACGAGCGCATGGCCGCGCTCACCACCGATGTGATGGCCACCGCCGGCGCGATCAGCAGCGATATGGGCTGGTCCGCCGATACGCCGCGCCGCCGGCCAAGACGATAA